The Aedes aegypti strain LVP_AGWG unplaced genomic scaffold, AaegL5.0 Primary Assembly AGWG_AaegL5_hic_scaff_59_PBJ_arrow, whole genome shotgun sequence genome segment GTGGGTGGTAAAAGTATGTGCGGCCTTCGGGCTGGCGGCAATTTTGGCCGCTTGCTCTGAACCAACAATAGCCGACAGTCTCAGCAGATCGTACTTGGTATACAAGACGGTCACGGTCATAGCGCTGGCATCGATCCCATCCTTCCGGTTCTGGTACTCGTTGGCCATCAGGTTAATCATTTCGGCGTAGAACTGCGGATAGGCCGGAAGTTGATAGAACACCAGATGGCGGATGCCCTTTATTCGTGGCCGTCGGAAGAAGTGGGACCGCTCGGAGTACAGCATGAAGTGACTGCTCCCATGGAAGAACATGTCCCGGGCTCGGGCTATTTTGGCGTCCTTGGAGTACTCGCAGATCTGGACGAAGCTCAGTTCCTCCTTTTTGAAGTAGTTTCGCAGCCGGACGTAATCGAAGTAGGAAGGCACGTAGAGGAGGCACCGAGCCATCGTGATGGATCGCAGTTGGGGAAGCAGGACCGTTGTGAAGTGCTGGAACTTCGCGTCGAAAGATTGATCCAGAGAAGTGACTTCGATGCGGTGGAAGGTTTGCGGGACCTGGACGACGACGTGTCGAATGGAGCCGGATTTGACGGGGTTAGCGGTGCGGATTTTCCCTCGGTAGTTGGCACACTTGCTGTTGAAGATGGAACGGAACTCCGGCAGGTCGTGAGAGGCCAACAGAATTGTTTGGCGGTAAAATCGCGACCATCCGTTGAGGCACCAGTATCGAACCCTTGAGAAGTCTGTATGTTCGGTACTCTGAGGCTGAAGGTGAAGGTGGTCCATCAAATGGACCACGTGATCCCAGTTCTGCGCCATGCAGATTTCGGTCTGGTCCAGAATGAGCAGCTCGATCGACGACAGGAAATCGTAATCTCGCTGGGCTTCGCCTTCCGCTCCGATTGTCATTCGAAGACCTAGCGGAGAAGCCAAGATCAAGTCCGAGTTGTAGTACTTGGTGTACAACTTCATGGAACTCTTGCTGAACGAGATGCCGATTCGGAAATTGTCGTCCGTGTTGCCGGAGAACAGTCGTTCGTAGTCCTCCGGCTTGGGGTTGTGCTTCGGGAAGTAGAGAGTGTCCCCACCGTATTCCGTTAGGAAGCGATTGTAGTTCGTAACGGCTTTTGCTTCATCCCCGGCGAATTGTTTCTTAAGGGTTTCGACGATCTTCAAGGCAGCACTTCTGAAGGGCACCACAATCAGGACCTTAGGGCGGACCAGTCCCTGATCCCGATACTCTTGAGCGGAACTTATAGCCTTCTTAACCTTCTTTTTCTGCTTTTTACTGTTGGCAGCTTCGGCCAGCTTCAAGTTATGATGCAGGATCTTCGACGTGGACTTCATGATGTGATTCAACGCATGCAGACAGTACACGAACCGGAGGGATTCCCCGTTTTCCAGGGTTCTCGACGGGTAATAAAGGTCCTGGTAGTTGTTGAAGATCGAGAAACATTCGGCCTGCAGTTCCGTAAAGACCGGTTCTTCCAGATGGCGTTGAATCCTCTCCTTTAGGAAGAGTTTCTTCGGGTCCAGCTCGCTCAAGCTCAACGCTTTGGGTATCGTTCCTTCAGGAGCGTAGGTTTCCTCGTCCTCTAGCAGTACCGTTTTCTTAGTTTCCTTACTTCGATCCTTGGGAATCTCGATCATCAGCTGTCCCAGCTTTTTAAACTTCAGGGTGAAAGAGATCAGTCTTCCGGAATGCCCTCGAATGTGATTCGGGTGTTTGGGTTTATTCCCGCACGATCCCACAGTCCACGGAAGGTTGGCGAGCTTCCATCAACTTCCGCGCAGCTGTAAGGGACAGACCCGCAACATCACACGCCACATGTCCTCGCTGCTGTCGGGCGATCACACGGCCACGCAATTCGGAGTGATCCACCCTTTTCTTCCAGGAAGACTCATCTCGCAGATGGGATTTTTGcgttgaaaatttctaaaagaaattgtTGTCAACCGAAACTCTTATAGCAACCCCAGGCAATCCAAACAAGTGTGATTGTGGGATAATACTTTAGCTGTAAGTTTATTTAGTTAGTGATATTTGCATGTGCATGAATTCATTAGGACTTACAAATTTTCAGTAATCTTCACAACAAAATTCTTCCTCTAATCGTTGTCTTCCAAGTTAGGGTTATCCAATTACTAGAATAATAAATTTGCATGATCCTTAGCTATAATTAACAATTCTAATTTGTACTCACTTTGTAATTCAATTAAGGTAGATATTAAGTAGGCTTAGCAAATTATTTAGGAATAATTAATTTAACTGTTATTATTTTAGGGAGATCAAATTTCATCACGTTGCTGTAAGACTTGCAAAAGTTGTTTTCCATGATGATTTTATATCAATCCGGCCGTGCTATTGTTCCTACATCGCAACACTTGACAGCAGTGGACCCGATAGAAATAAAACGGCACCTTCTGCATTAGGCCATCTCCATCGCGGGAGGGTTTGGTCGTCACAAGGGCTATGAATTTCGAAGACAATTAAATACCCTTTTATCATTCTATCTTTTCGATCATTAATAGAAGTTAGTatcttttaataaaaaacataaatatttgACGAATCTTACGAGTCATATAAAAAATTGGATGAAATAATTGTTTGTAACTGACACAATCAATGTACTTATTTTTTTGAA includes the following:
- the LOC110681240 gene encoding digestive organ expansion factor homolog, which encodes MIEIPKDRSKETKKTVLLEDEETYAPEGTIPKALSLSELDPKKLFLKERIQRHLEEPVFTELQAECFSIFNNYQDLYYPSRTLENGESLRFVYCLHALNHIMKSTSKILHHNLKLAEAANSKKQKKKVKKAISSAQEYRDQGLVRPKVLIVVPFRSAALKIVETLKKQFAGDEAKAVTNYNRFLTEYGGDTLYFPKHNPKPEDYERLFSGNTDDNFRIGISFSKSSMKLYTKYYNSDLILASPLGLRMTIGAEGEAQRDYDFLSSIELLILDQTEICMAQNWDHVVHLMDHLHLQPQSTEHTDFSRVRYWCLNGWSRFYRQTILLASHDLPEFRSIFNSKCANYRGKIRTANPVKSGSIRHVVVQVPQTFHRIEVTSLDQSFDAKFQHFTTVLLPQLRSITMARCLLYVPSYFDYVRLRNYFKKEELSFVQICEYSKDAKIARARDMFFHGSSHFMLYSERSHFFRRPRIKGIRHLVFYQLPAYPQFYAEMINLMANEYQNRKDGIDASAMTVTVLYTKYDLLRLSAIVGSEQAAKIAASPKAAHTFTTHK